Sequence from the Mesorhizobium sp. PAMC28654 genome:
CCCTTCAGGGCCTGCTTTTCGGTCTTCTTCACCGACTTCTCGATGGCACGGATGGTTTCGCGGCCGGAGTCGGTGAGGAAGATATGCGCCTGGCGAGCATCGGCCTCGGACGCGCGCTTGTCCAGGAAACCCTGGGCCTGCAGCCGGTTGATGGTCTTGGTGATGGTCGGCGGGCGAACGCCGAGGCGTCCGGCGAGATTGCCGGGTGTCTGGCCGTCCTCGCGGTCGAGCGCCAGCATGATCTGATCCTGGCCGGCATAGAAACCGTGCGCCAGCAGCCGCGCCGCCAGCGCCGTACGCGCCAGCCGCGCCGCAGAATGCAGCCGGCTCATTGTCGCAGTCTTATCCGCCTTGGCCATGGTCATCCCTCTTCGGCCACACCGGTGAGAGCAGCATAGCCGCAGCCAGCCGGTTGGCAATCGACGATCAAAAAGATTCCGGTGCCGCAAAACAGCTTTGCCGGCAAGCATTGGAGTGTCCGCCGTGGCTAATGCCAGATATTTATTTCAGTTAGATGACAAACGACTTCTTGCCCAGGCGTGCACGGCGCGACGCAGGCGAAGACCGATCAGTCGGCGTTCGCGACGGCGGCCCGTCTTCCGCTCTTGGCTGCAGCCGACGCCCTCGTGCCCGGCCGATACAACCATAGCGATTCCAGCTGCAAGCCATGCCGATTGGCCCATCGGTTTGCCTCGTGCAAAACGGGCCGCGGCATCCTATATGGAGCCGACAATCCCATTTCGAGGCCCGGACTCCGAGGCCAATATTTTTCGAGGCAAGCCATGAGCGACGCACAAACGCAGATTCCCGTAACCGTTCTCACCGGCTATCTCGGCGCCGGCAAGACGACGCTGCTCAACCGCATCCTGTCGGAGAACCACGGCAAGCGTTATGCGGTCATCGTCAACGAATTCGGCGAGATCGGCATCGACAACGACCTGATCGTGGAATCCGACGAGGAAATCTACGAGATGAACAATGGCTGCGTTTGCTGCACGGTGCGCGGCGACCTGATCCGCGTCGTCGAAGGGCTGATGCGCCGCCCTGGCCGCTTCGACGC
This genomic interval carries:
- a CDS encoding MarR family winged helix-turn-helix transcriptional regulator — encoded protein: MAKADKTATMSRLHSAARLARTALAARLLAHGFYAGQDQIMLALDREDGQTPGNLAGRLGVRPPTITKTINRLQAQGFLDKRASEADARQAHIFLTDSGRETIRAIEKSVKKTEKQALKGLDKKEQKALLKLLARIEANLLNEEMVLVDDDAESDE